A window of the Thermodesulfovibrionia bacterium genome harbors these coding sequences:
- a CDS encoding PAS domain S-box protein: MKLRIIISTIAFLAFFSISLGMIIFFNSLRDKTYDEAGSRSEELVNNIADDIDLHISEYTGILGFISRQEEFKKALTSNDADTLSIANQELDRLCSIIETMDVCYLMDVKGNTIASSNRNAPDSFLGKNYSFRPYFKQAASGVPAVYAALGVTSNKRGLYYAYPVYGDKDERPSGVIVIKENIEHLRTVIVKPYEGVMMMTCPNDVIFFSNREDWLYKTLWKVTPGQILAIKESRQFGEGPWEWSGVQRTEEHHAVDTVGTEYHIHQKELRNMPGWQIVYLHEHERVIGGIGGALLKKTGFLFLAITIFFGILILYLLRTASLDLSLRKKAAEELKKSEEQFRMLFDSAVDGIFILGMQGNFLDVNRTAHERLGYTKDEMLSLNIRELDPPEFAVHVPKRLEQIRKQDYAIFESAHCRKDKSIMPVEVNSRVIDYKGQQVFFSVIRDITERKKAEAERNHLNRAILLERNFSQAALDSLPGLFYLFDEQGRFIRWNKNFEKVSGYSAEEISVMSPLDLFDDTGKKVIAEKIGQVFQTGEATAEADFLSKDRISIPYFFTGKRFVFDRKFCLVGMGIDISDRKTAEEELHKSLLLLAETGKVGKVGGWELDVTTLDLSWADEVNRIHEADMTYQPTVSEAINFYAPSSRPIIEQALQRAIEHGKPFDLELEIITAKGNHRWVHAIGQADQKLDGSKKVFGICQDITGRKKAEKELDSLNGQLKERNKELQQIVYTVSHDLRSPIINIRGYSRMLVDYLQKVISAYAQESVTKEAREEAVLLVDKDIPEAVSYIDASISKMDSLLSAMLKLSRSSSAELQIEKLDMDRIVSDVLNTFNFQMQEIGAVVEISPLPSCSGDAVQINQLFSNLIGNAVKYYSPERPLVINISGTKDNGQVIYCVQDNGIGIPSDEQGRIFDIFYRGYTEGSTGEGIGLAIVSKIIERHGGKVWVESEEGRGSRFYVQLKCANAA, from the coding sequence ATGAAGCTTCGTATAATTATATCAACCATAGCATTTCTCGCCTTTTTCTCCATATCATTGGGGATGATCATCTTTTTTAATTCTCTCCGCGATAAAACTTATGATGAGGCAGGTTCCAGGTCAGAGGAACTTGTAAATAATATTGCTGACGATATTGATTTGCATATCAGTGAGTACACTGGAATTCTCGGTTTTATTTCAAGGCAGGAGGAGTTCAAAAAAGCCCTTACAAGCAATGACGCGGATACGCTTTCAATAGCCAACCAGGAACTTGACCGTCTTTGCTCCATTATAGAGACCATGGATGTCTGTTACCTTATGGATGTTAAGGGCAACACGATAGCCTCTTCCAACCGCAACGCTCCGGACAGCTTTCTCGGGAAGAACTACTCTTTCAGGCCTTACTTCAAACAGGCCGCCAGCGGCGTTCCGGCGGTATACGCGGCGCTTGGCGTCACCTCAAATAAACGCGGGTTATATTACGCCTATCCTGTTTACGGCGATAAAGATGAACGCCCATCAGGTGTGATCGTGATCAAGGAGAATATAGAACATCTGAGGACGGTTATAGTCAAACCATATGAAGGTGTAATGATGATGACATGCCCCAACGATGTGATCTTCTTCTCTAACCGTGAAGACTGGCTTTATAAGACATTGTGGAAAGTCACGCCTGGGCAGATACTTGCGATAAAGGAATCAAGGCAGTTTGGTGAAGGGCCGTGGGAATGGTCGGGAGTTCAAAGGACGGAAGAGCATCATGCTGTTGATACTGTTGGGACGGAATATCATATTCATCAGAAAGAATTAAGAAATATGCCGGGATGGCAGATCGTATACCTTCATGAACATGAAAGAGTGATCGGCGGTATCGGAGGGGCACTACTCAAAAAAACAGGTTTTCTCTTTCTGGCGATAACTATATTTTTCGGCATTCTTATTCTGTATCTTCTCAGAACAGCAAGCCTGGATCTATCTCTTCGGAAGAAGGCGGCGGAGGAGTTGAAGAAGAGCGAGGAGCAGTTCAGGATGCTCTTTGACTCAGCTGTTGACGGCATATTTATTCTCGGCATGCAGGGTAATTTTCTGGATGTCAACAGGACCGCTCATGAGCGCCTGGGATACACTAAAGACGAGATGCTCTCGCTGAACATCAGGGAACTGGATCCGCCGGAGTTCGCCGTCCATGTGCCCAAACGTCTGGAACAGATACGGAAACAGGACTATGCTATCTTTGAGTCTGCTCATTGCAGGAAAGATAAAAGCATCATGCCGGTTGAAGTGAACTCGAGGGTAATAGACTATAAGGGACAGCAAGTTTTCTTCAGCGTCATTCGCGATATCACCGAGCGCAAAAAGGCGGAGGCGGAGCGGAATCATCTTAACAGGGCAATTCTGCTCGAAAGAAATTTTTCTCAGGCTGCGCTTGACAGTTTGCCGGGGCTCTTCTATCTCTTTGACGAACAGGGCAGGTTCATTCGCTGGAATAAAAACTTTGAGAAGGTCTCGGGTTATTCGGCTGAAGAGATCTCAGTCATGTCACCATTGGATCTCTTTGACGATACAGGCAAGAAGGTCATAGCTGAAAAGATCGGACAGGTTTTTCAGACCGGCGAAGCTACGGCGGAAGCTGATTTCTTGTCAAAAGACCGGATAAGCATCCCGTATTTTTTTACAGGGAAGCGCTTTGTTTTTGATCGTAAGTTCTGTCTGGTCGGTATGGGCATTGACATCTCAGATCGCAAAACGGCGGAAGAAGAACTGCACAAGAGCCTGCTTCTGCTTGCTGAAACCGGGAAGGTAGGGAAGGTCGGCGGGTGGGAACTTGATGTAACAACACTGGATCTATCATGGGCAGATGAAGTCAATCGAATCCATGAAGCGGATATGACATATCAGCCGACAGTTAGCGAAGCGATAAATTTCTATGCACCTTCGTCCAGGCCGATTATTGAACAGGCCTTACAGCGCGCTATAGAGCATGGAAAGCCTTTTGATTTGGAGTTGGAGATAATTACTGCAAAAGGAAATCATCGGTGGGTTCATGCTATTGGGCAAGCGGATCAGAAGCTTGATGGATCAAAAAAAGTTTTTGGTATTTGTCAGGATATCACCGGGCGCAAGAAGGCAGAGAAAGAACTCGACAGCCTGAACGGGCAGTTAAAGGAGAGGAACAAAGAGTTGCAGCAGATCGTTTACACGGTATCGCACGACCTTCGCTCGCCCATTATTAATATTCGGGGATACAGCAGGATGCTGGTTGATTATCTTCAGAAAGTTATTTCTGCCTATGCGCAGGAGAGTGTCACAAAAGAGGCGAGGGAAGAGGCTGTTCTTCTCGTGGATAAGGATATCCCTGAGGCGGTGTCATATATAGATGCGAGCATCAGCAAGATGGATTCCCTGCTTTCTGCAATGCTGAAGCTTTCGCGTTCATCAAGCGCTGAGCTGCAGATTGAAAAACTTGATATGGACAGGATAGTGTCTGATGTCCTGAATACGTTTAATTTTCAGATGCAGGAGATAGGGGCTGTGGTTGAGATATCGCCTCTTCCCTCTTGCTCCGGTGATGCTGTCCAGATAAATCAGCTGTTTTCAAACCTAATCGGCAATGCTGTTAAATATTATTCTCCTGAACGCCCTCTGGTTATAAATATCTCCGGCACTAAAGATAATGGGCAGGTTATCTATTGCGTTCAGGACAACGGCATCGGCATACCGTCAGATGAGCAGGGCCGGATATTTGATATCTTCTATCGCGGATACACTGAGGGCAGCACCGGTGAAGGTATCGGGCTTGCCATCGTTAGTAAGATAATCGAGAGACACGGCGGCAAGGTATGGGTCGAGTCTGAGGAAGGCAGGGGAAGCAGGTTTTATGTGCAGCTGAAATGCGCAAATGCGGCATAA
- a CDS encoding PAS domain S-box protein → MKEKINKNQLETETALRVSEEKFRVLFESAIDGIFLLSDNGDVVDLNTSFAKMHGYTVAEMMKMNLQDLDTPESAKLATARLQRLFAGEPMTFEVEHYCKNGRTIPLEVSANLVIIGNEKYILGFHRDITERKRAEEALQESEKKYRVLVETMNEGLGIQDKNNVITYMNKRACEMFGYKSEELLGRPIDILFDEEGLKTFKAQMAQRCQGKEENYEVVWRRKDGGSVHTIVSPHVVFDAEGNYNGSFGVFVDITGRKLAEEERDRLNRELEIKNKELEQIIYAASHDLKTPLVNINGYSRELQKTLDDITRVVEREEMSSEIREEISPLIKELPDSFRFISTSVVRMDALLNGLLQFSRAGKVELKKEDIDMNMLINEILDNLNHRLKDTGASLEVTDLPQCTGDREQIGRIFSNLIENAVKYLDPSRKGEIKVTGYVKDNSSIYCVEDNGIGIAVDHQKQIFHIFHQLDPMKVGEGLGLAIVQRMVERHGGKVWLESEAGKGCRFFVALPA, encoded by the coding sequence ATGAAAGAAAAGATAAACAAAAATCAGCTTGAGACGGAAACGGCGCTGAGAGTCAGCGAGGAAAAGTTCAGGGTACTATTTGAAAGTGCAATTGACGGTATTTTTTTGCTCTCCGACAATGGCGATGTGGTTGATCTGAACACGTCATTTGCCAAAATGCACGGATACACGGTTGCGGAGATGATGAAGATGAACCTCCAAGATCTTGATACGCCGGAAAGCGCCAAGCTGGCGACTGCGCGGTTACAGCGGTTGTTTGCCGGAGAACCGATGACTTTTGAGGTCGAGCACTATTGCAAGAACGGGCGAACGATTCCGCTGGAAGTGTCGGCAAACTTAGTCATTATCGGCAATGAAAAGTATATTTTAGGATTCCATCGCGACATCACCGAACGCAAGCGTGCTGAGGAGGCGCTGCAGGAGAGCGAGAAAAAATACCGCGTACTTGTTGAGACAATGAACGAGGGATTGGGAATTCAGGACAAAAACAATGTAATCACCTATATGAACAAGCGTGCCTGTGAAATGTTCGGCTATAAATCTGAGGAACTGCTTGGCAGGCCGATAGATATTTTATTTGATGAAGAAGGGCTGAAAACTTTTAAAGCCCAGATGGCACAGAGATGCCAGGGCAAAGAAGAAAACTATGAGGTCGTGTGGAGGCGCAAGGACGGGGGCAGTGTCCATACCATTGTGTCTCCGCATGTTGTTTTTGACGCGGAAGGGAATTATAACGGCAGTTTCGGGGTTTTTGTTGATATCACCGGGCGCAAGCTGGCCGAGGAAGAGAGGGATCGCCTTAACAGGGAGCTTGAGATAAAGAACAAGGAACTTGAGCAGATCATATATGCGGCATCGCATGACCTGAAGACCCCTCTTGTCAACATTAATGGTTACAGCCGTGAACTGCAAAAGACTTTAGATGATATAACGAGGGTTGTAGAGAGAGAAGAGATGTCTTCTGAAATCAGGGAAGAGATATCACCGCTTATAAAAGAACTGCCGGATTCATTTCGTTTTATCAGCACTAGCGTTGTAAGGATGGATGCTCTGCTGAACGGGCTTTTGCAGTTTTCGCGTGCCGGCAAGGTTGAATTGAAGAAAGAAGATATAGATATGAATATGCTGATAAATGAGATATTAGACAATCTTAATCACAGACTGAAAGACACAGGCGCAAGTCTCGAAGTGACTGACCTTCCGCAATGTACAGGGGATAGGGAACAGATAGGCAGGATATTCTCTAACCTTATTGAGAATGCAGTTAAATATCTTGACCCTTCGCGCAAAGGCGAGATAAAGGTCACAGGATATGTAAAAGATAACAGCTCTATCTATTGCGTAGAGGATAACGGCATCGGCATAGCTGTTGACCATCAGAAGCAGATATTCCACATATTCCATCAGCTTGACCCAATGAAGGTAGGAGAGGGCCTTGGGCTTGCGATAGTGCAGAGGATGGTGGAGAGGCACGGCGGGAAGGTATGGCTTGAGTCAGAGGCAGGCAAGGGGTGCAGGTTTTTTGTGGCGCTGCCCGCATAA
- a CDS encoding response regulator has product MKNNIVILLAEDDFGHAGLIIKNLKRSGIGNEIIHFKDGQDTLNYLSEQTQVPKDQGGAGYVLLLDIRMPRVDGIEVLTRMKKDERLRRIPVIMVTTTDDDATVNLCYELGCASYISKPVDYDAFIKMVQELGAYLKMMEVPE; this is encoded by the coding sequence ATGAAAAATAATATTGTGATCCTGTTGGCTGAAGATGATTTTGGGCATGCAGGGCTAATTATTAAGAACCTGAAGCGGTCGGGTATTGGAAATGAGATCATTCATTTCAAGGACGGGCAGGATACCCTTAATTATTTATCTGAGCAAACGCAGGTGCCTAAGGATCAAGGCGGGGCGGGGTATGTTCTGCTTCTTGATATCCGTATGCCGAGGGTTGACGGGATCGAGGTGCTCACCAGGATGAAAAAGGATGAGAGGCTGCGCAGGATACCGGTGATCATGGTAACAACAACGGACGACGACGCGACTGTTAATCTATGCTATGAACTGGGATGCGCAAGCTATATATCCAAGCCGGTTGATTATGATGCATTTATTAAGATGGTTCAGGAGCTGGGAGCATATTTAAAGATGATGGAAGTTCCGGAGTAA